A single window of Anomaloglossus baeobatrachus isolate aAnoBae1 chromosome 9, aAnoBae1.hap1, whole genome shotgun sequence DNA harbors:
- the NEXMIF gene encoding neurite extension and migration factor, with protein sequence MHSSRLDTSGEVWSETQKDKLMDDQEDRESATQAATTLLINGIRGNEPHDPVDDVKSFDAADAPVTFPALNQKEIHACHRALPPIISKEPCLLGPPSPLRLSDTAEHVSSDPSAQAISLTTCVTKGLNSWSLPSESEKTPFTIMEPGTMSSLTGDCLMQQSRTCLGCFIETKDGVDPEPGVSLKMGDISRDYDTCPVSDMGIHCMSTADSLKYGDQLLSDQLLSFPVHKSQESDKRDHDKSDSDSEDSAQKNYYDGLLLDKCNGDEALLANPNQEWGYFESFISESKIELLDLCSKNELSVNLFSEEDVDNYMFDDDDSTLGSDVCSLKIRYESFQDNVREKTNALQEDAQFNFFPSVFTNCPKRENKGSKKRLADPSQFKLEEGGIWEEDDDEEDEEEDVEGVKSGLNKTCGNMDVVQYISTKRSHFLDSVNSAEDSGEYSDDSSYSESSYDVLGDIKDCTRYLSREHSHSLIQPNYGLRVKRKVRYSDDYLYDMDSLENEKVVEKKEGAPDGPKEEDDDDWCPKKRRKVCRKEPPVIIKYIIINRFKGEKHMLIKLGKLDANEPTVTLSDDQLGKYQKLAPLKEYWEEKRRNTSALNAQRILNGSQNAIPPRKRKGQLANRHRLQRIQTIEQPVSREMLSSYDHRQGCSSKDEASLNDLHSITLETPSCVNGLHLSGIADVAPVKCRSLERELKCADRKVIRRIKFKSEARLKCKQLKREKVSEISTTDPIETFTAIENQNSEVLLKEETIQNASDTSHPSQCHADSEAKNSPFLQATCSPDKPLPSAHITTNVPVIPGGYLQTLLDASDSSSGTGITYFAPHPLGHHSVNIMPTEKQFSSLQLAQSCVLSPPSESELQQSPHHLDMEQNFPDMWHGKPPSSQAEFISNLREVTIIPGDFGGSAAVSDTDMTASGYSQVQPNSSKQLYHKTYLQEGQIQQDDSYQSCHYNSGDGHFVLQRGTLSTDNGRLISFDSVGSLSVSSSNYSSLSMKSCEKDGEDEMSDDFLAHCSPKLVIQQSIDEITPLKESTDLLDISNFTPDKFRHSSLSEMSPPDTPNLSPQITATDAKSVGNIQAFQNGSQVVINGSEKTKWNCTVLPPQEQTNNGFALNNHQFQFHMFNDEDSVNVLEKGPCLPAFDESAVPVHTNGKASKSKKKLSTSKNTGANQSSPKSSKKKTPKACKGADKTQTKTPRQTTPKAPKKGKNANSEKPQSAGNRSGLLNNASSTKQALTDCLQLYEPGSSKTGKHISGVNEWTLDKGNKAPWPEPRVGNGSNLLDDDQREFEEPSNILSNIASGMADVQRFMMASMEPFYNPVGTSDIPDILLSPESNSLKLKTLKILAGTPQDFKKKVNGSAVGGSKKSTNKGSGKNNAKFGGFDPSCTLGYGANLHAAFFDKNFGNLSILTNNVPTHKKLYRHKSTSKSLRDENCKGKRMDQAHKDPMVTAAFEKLR encoded by the exons GTTGGACACAAGTGGAGAGGTATGGAGTGAGACCCAGAAAGATAAATTGATGGATGACCAGGAGGATAGAGAGTCTGCCACCCAAGCAGCCACCACACTTCTGATAAATGGGATTCGAGGAAATG AGCCGCATGATCCTGTGGATGATGTGAAGTCCTTTGATGCTGCAGATGCTCCTGTCACATTTCCAGCCTTAAATCAAAAAGAAATCCATGCCTGTCACAGAGCATTGCCACCCATCATTTCCAAAGAGCCTTGCTTGCTGGGTCCTCCTTCTCCACTACGTTTGTCAGATACAGCAGAACATGTTAGCAGTGACCCATCAGCTCAGGCCATATCCTTGACAACCTGTGTCACTAAAGGCCTCAATTCTTGGTCTTTGCCCAGCGAAAGTGAGAAAACACCTTTCACCATCATGGAGCCTGGGACAATGTCAAGCTTGACTGGTGATTGCTTGATGCAGCAAAGTCGGACTTGCTTGGGTTGTTTCATAGAAACAAAAGATGGAGTAGACCCAGAACCTGGCGTTAGTTTGAAAATGGGAGATATAAGTAGAGATTATGACACATGTCCAGTTTCTGACATGGGGATTCACTGCATGAGTACAGCTGATAGTCTAAAATACGGTGATCAATTACTCTCCGACCAGCTCTTAAGCTTCCCTGTCCATAAATCACAAGAGTCTGATAAAAGGGACCATGACAAATCTGACAGTGATTCAGAGGACTCTGCTCAAAAGAACTACTATGATGGTTTACTACTGGACAAATGCAATGGAGATGAAGCTCTGTTGGCTAACCCTAACCAGGAATGGGGCTACTTCGAGTCGTTTATCAGTGAAAGCAAAATTGAACTACTTGACTTGTGCTCTAAAAATGAGCTGTCTGTTAATTTGTTTTCAGAAGAAGATGTGGATAATTACATGTTTGATGACGATGATTCTACGCTTGGCAGTGATGTGTGCTCCTTAAAAATCAggtatgaatcatttcaggataatGTGAGGGAGAAGACAAATGCCCTACAAGAAGATGCTCAGTTTAATTTCTTCCCAAGTGTCTTCACTAACTGCCCGAAGAGAGAAAATAAAGGGTCAAAGAAAAGGTTAGCTGACCCTTCTCAATTCAAACTGGAAGAAGGTGGGATAtgggaagaagatgatgatgaagaagaTGAAGAAGAAGATGTTGAAGGTGTAAAATCTGGCTTAAATAAGACCTGTGGAAATATGGATGTGGTGCAGTATATAAGCACCAAAAGAAGTCACTTTCTGGATTCTGTTAACTCAGCTGAAGACTCAGGCGAGTATAGTGATGATAGCTCATACAGTGAATCTTCATATGACGTGCTAGGAGACATCAAGGACTGTACAAGATATCTTTCACGTGAACATTCTCATTCGTTGATTCAACCAAATTATGGTCTGAGGGTTAAAAGAAAAGTCAGGTACAGTGATGACTATTTGTATGATATGGATTCACTGGAGAATGAAAAAGTTGTTGAGAAGAAGGAAGGAGCACCAGATGGACCCAAAGAAGAAGACGATGATGACTGGTGCCCCAAGAAACGTCGGAAAGTTTGTAGGAAGGAGCCACCTGTAATCATCAAGTACATTATCATCAATAGGTTCAAAGGTGAGAAACACATGTTGATTAAGCTTGGAAAGCTTGATGCAAATGAGCCAACAGTCACTTTGAGTGATGATCAGCTGGGAAAATACCAAAAGCTTGCGCCACTTAAAGAGTACTGGGAAGAGAAAAGGAGGAACACTTCAGCCTTGAATGCGCAGAGAATTCTTAATGGAAGTCAGAATGCAATTCCGCCAAGGAAGAGAAAAGGGCAACTAGCAAACCGCCACAGGTTACAGAGGATACAAACTATTGAACAACCAGTGAGCAGGGAGATGCTCTCTTCTTATGACCACAGACAGGGATGCAGCAGTAAAGACGAGGCTAGCCTTAATGACTTGCATTCTATAACTCTGGAAACCCCAAGCTGTGTAAATGGTTTACACTTAAGTGGCATAGCAGATGTTGCCCCTGTAAAATGTAGATCTTTAGAAAGGGAATTAAAATGTGCCGATCGTAAAGTGATAAGAAGGATAAAATTTAAAAGTGAAGCTAGGCTGAAATGCAAACAACTCAAGCGAGAGAAGGTGAGTGAAATTAGTACAACAGATCCTATTGAAACCTTCACGGCAATTGAGAACCAGAATTCTGAAGTTCTGTTGAAAGAGGAAACCATTCAAAATGCATCCGACACTTCCCATCCATCTCAGTGCCATGCTGATAGTGAAGCTAAAAATTCTCCATTTCTGCAAGCCACCTGCTCTCCCGACAAGCCATTACCATCTGCTCACATCACTACCAATGTACCGGTAATCCCTGGAGGGTATCTACAGACTTTGTTAGATGCATCAGATTCATCTAGTGGCACTGGTATCACATACTTTGCCCCTCATCCCTTGGGGCATCATTCAGTTAACATCATGCCAACAGAAAAACAGTTCAGTTCCCTTCAACTTGCGCAGAGCTGTGTGCTTTCCCCCCCTTCAGAGTCTGAGCTGCAGCAGTCACCCCATCACTTAGATATGGAGCAGAACTTCCCAGACATGTGGCATGGCAAACCCCCTAGCAGTCAGGCTGAGTTCATATCTAACCTTAGGGAAGTGACCATCATTCCGGGAGATTTTGGTGGTTCTGCTGCTGTATCGGACACAGACATGACAGCTTCTGGATATAGTCAAGTTCAACCGAACAGCAGCAAACAGCTGTACCACAAAACATATTTGCAAGAAGGCCAGATTCAGCAGGATGACTCCTATCAGTCCTGTCATTATAACAGTGGAGATGGGCATTTTGTTTTGCAGAGAGGCACGCTCAGTACAGACAATGGAAGACTTATTAGTTTTGACTCAGTGGGCTCATTGTCAGTTAGTTCTAGTAATTACAGCTCTTTAAGCATGAAATCTTGTGAAAAGGATGGGGAAGATGAAATGAGTGACGATTTCTTAGCTCACTGCAGCCCCAAACTTGTAATTCAGCAGAGCATTGATGAAATCACCCCACTGAAGGAATCTACTGACCTTCTTGACATCTCCAACTTCACCCCTGACAAATTCCGCCACTCATCCCTATCAGAAATGTCACCACCAGATACCCCCAACCTCTCTCCTCAAATAACAGCAACAGATGCAAAGTCAGTAGGGAACATACAAGCTTTTCAAAATGGTTCCCAGGTAGTGATTAATGGATCAGAGAAGACAAAGTGGAACTGTACTGTTCTTCCTCCACAGGAGCAGACCAATAATGGTTTTGCACTAAATAACCACCAGTTTCAGTTTCATATGTTTAATGATGAAGATTCTGTCAATGTTCTAGAGAAAGGTCCATGTTTGCCAGCATTTGATGAGTCTGCTGTTCCTGTTCATACCAATGGTAAAGCCTCAAAGTCAAAAAAGAAACTATCTACTAGCAAAAACACAGGTGCCAACCAAAGTTCTCCAAAAAGTAGCAAGAAGAAAACCCCTAAAGCCTGCAAAGGGGCAGATAAAACACAAACAAAGACTCCTCGACAAACAACCCCTAAAGCACCCAAGAAAGGAAAAAATGCCAACAGCGAAAAACCCCAAAGTGCAGGCAATCGATCAGGTCTATTGAATAATGCAAGCTCTACAAAACAGGCTTTAACTGACTGCTTGCAGCTTTATGAGCCTGGCTCATCCAAAACAGGGAAGCACATATCTGGGGTCAATGAATGGACGCTTGATAAAGGTAACAAGGCTCCTTGGCCTGAACCTAGGGTAGGGAATGGAAGCAATCTTCTTGACGATGATCAGAGAGAATTTGAGGAACCCTCTAATATTCTTTCCAATATCGCATCTGGAATGGCTGATGTTCAAAGGTTCATGATGGCATCAATGGAGCCTTTTTACAACCCTGTGGGAACCAGTGACATCCCTGATATACTATTGTCTCCAGAGTCAAACAGCCTAAAATTGAAAACATTGAAAATCTTAGCTGGAACACCACAAGATTTCAAGAAAAAGGTAAATGGCAGTGCGGTGGGGGGCTCCAAGAAGTCAACCAACAAGGGCTCAGGTAAGAACAATGCTAAGTTTGGAGGCTTTGATCCAAGCTGTACATTAGGTTATGGAGCCAACCTTCACGCAGCCTTCTTTGATAAGAACTTTGGAAACCTCAGTATTTTAACCAATAACGTACCCACACACAAAAAGTTGTATCGTCATAAATCAACATCTAAGTCTCTGCGAGATGAAAACTGTAAAGGGAAAAGAATGGACCAAGCACACAAGGACCCCATGGTCACAGCTGCATTTGAAAAACTGAGGTAA